Proteins from a single region of Halorubrum sp. 2020YC2:
- a CDS encoding twin-arginine translocation signal domain-containing protein — protein sequence MTRGSGPDRGSSSRRGFLTGVATAGAAAVAGCSGLPFTGDEERREAPASLPSDAVGSVEWPAPPLPVTVPASLADAHEARARELLDAVPSDPDVPNAAVAAKIGTDREHAREHANADLPDEWPVDALAAWRRRREDAAEVRGAYRAATGTDDGSKLAARRRAVRDDRGALAGDLEYRAESSTAAVLAYEPVESLLAECASYVEPRVPYPADPVAEPFRAGEAVARVERAEAAAADADGLRAASLDERDEAAPRWASLVAAADELRGSVSRTRATARERLGGDEPLDDEDLSGTVAQELAATSETRVESAVDDVRRASDAGEHATVVVESGTALADIEAYRAAVRGIRDGEHRETPTEASVRSAAERARAAASGAVDAGDPLTARLVRPGLRVFGYAADRVKEGYGSARRTQASLTYAALYASAVPAAAEFVRERLES from the coding sequence GTGACCCGCGGATCGGGTCCGGATCGCGGGTCGTCTTCGCGCCGCGGGTTCCTCACCGGGGTCGCGACGGCCGGCGCGGCGGCGGTCGCCGGCTGCTCCGGGCTCCCGTTCACCGGCGACGAGGAGCGTCGAGAGGCGCCCGCGTCGCTCCCGTCGGACGCCGTCGGGTCGGTCGAGTGGCCGGCGCCGCCGTTGCCCGTGACCGTTCCCGCGTCGCTCGCGGACGCCCACGAGGCGCGCGCTCGCGAGCTGCTCGACGCCGTGCCGAGCGACCCGGACGTCCCCAACGCGGCGGTCGCGGCGAAGATCGGGACCGACCGCGAACACGCGCGAGAGCACGCGAACGCGGACCTGCCGGACGAATGGCCGGTCGACGCCCTCGCCGCGTGGCGCCGGCGGCGGGAGGACGCCGCGGAGGTCCGCGGCGCGTACCGCGCGGCGACCGGGACCGACGACGGGTCGAAGCTCGCCGCTCGGCGCCGCGCGGTCCGCGACGACCGCGGGGCGCTCGCTGGGGATCTGGAGTACCGAGCCGAATCGTCGACGGCGGCGGTGCTGGCGTACGAGCCGGTCGAGTCGCTGCTCGCGGAGTGTGCGAGCTACGTCGAGCCGCGCGTGCCGTACCCGGCGGACCCGGTGGCCGAGCCCTTCCGGGCGGGCGAGGCGGTCGCCCGCGTCGAGCGCGCCGAGGCGGCCGCGGCCGACGCCGATGGGCTCCGAGCGGCGTCCCTCGACGAGCGCGACGAGGCGGCGCCGCGGTGGGCGTCGCTGGTCGCGGCCGCCGACGAACTACGGGGGTCGGTGAGCCGGACGCGCGCGACCGCCCGCGAGCGGCTCGGCGGCGACGAGCCGCTCGACGACGAGGACCTGAGCGGAACGGTCGCACAGGAACTGGCGGCCACGAGCGAGACCCGGGTCGAGTCGGCGGTCGACGACGTCAGGCGGGCGTCCGACGCGGGCGAGCACGCCACCGTCGTCGTCGAGTCCGGCACCGCGCTGGCCGATATCGAGGCGTATCGGGCGGCCGTGAGGGGGATCCGCGACGGGGAACATCGGGAGACCCCTACGGAGGCGTCTGTGCGGTCGGCCGCGGAGCGGGCGCGCGCGGCGGCGAGCGGGGCCGTCGACGCCGGCGATCCCCTGACGGCGCGGCTCGTCCGTCCCGGGCTACGGGTGTTCGGGTACGCCGCCGACCGGGTCAAGGAGGGGTACGGCTCCGCGCGGCGGACGCAGGCGAGTCTGACGTACGCCGCCCTGTACGCGAGCGCGGTCCCGGCGGCGGCCGAGTTCGTGCGCGAGCGGTTGGAGTCC